A genome region from Pseudorca crassidens isolate mPseCra1 chromosome 20, mPseCra1.hap1, whole genome shotgun sequence includes the following:
- the LOC137214349 gene encoding zinc finger protein 226 isoform X5, producing MSTFQEAVTFKDVAVAFTEEELGLLDSAQRKLYQDVMVENFRNLVSVEENNQSELRAVQDRGSREELSCRQIWQQIANDLTRCQDSMINSCQFHKQVDSPCQIGAGLSIQISEDENHILNDKAGDPSNTGNPRFATLRAQDSWRKTSLTESQNYQNRHQQISMKNKLCQCKEDVDTISWISHHLDAHGVHKCPKSYGYSDYRKDSMRVSTLDQNTMIHTGQKPYQCNECKETFTDLSTFDLHQQLHSKEKSHMCSECGKGFRYSSVLHIHQRVHMGGKHSECDECGKEFSQSSQLQTPQKVHTVEKPFKCGECGKVFSRRSALTIHCKVHTGEKPYNCEECGRAFSQASHLQDHQRVHTGEKPFKCDTCDKSFSRNSHLQSHQRVHTGEKPYKCEECGKGFICSSNLYIHQRVHTGEKPYKCEECGKGFSRPSSLQAHQGVHTGEKSYICNVCGKGFTLSSNLQAHQRVHTGEKPYKCNECGKSFRRNSHYQVHLVVHTGEKPYKCEVCGKGFSQSSYLQIHQKAHSVEKPYKCEECGQGFNQSSRLQIHQLIHTGEKPYKCEECGKGFSRRADLKIHCRIHTGEKPYNCEECGKVFRQASNLLAHQRVHSGEKPFKCEECGKSFGRSSHLQAHQKVHTGEKPYKCEECGKGFKWSLNLDMHQRVHTGEKPYKCGECGKHFSQASSLQLHQSVHTGEKPYRCNRCSKVFSRSSQLQSHQRVHTGEKPYKCETCGKSFSWRSNLTIHHRIHAADKSYKSDRSGKTIREPTHEKISIK from the exons atgagcaCATTCCAG GAGGCGGTGACTTTCAAGGACGTGGCCGTGGCCTTCACAGAGGAGGAGCTGGGGCTGCTGGACTCGGCCCAGAGGAAGCTATACCAGGATGTGATGGTGGAAAACTTCCGGAACCTGGTCTCAGTGG AAGAAAACAATCAAAGTGAGTTGAGGGCCGTTCAAGACAGAGGATCACGTGAAGAGCTTTCCTGCCGGCAAATCTGGCAACAAATTGCAAATGACTTAACCAGATGCCAAGACTCCATGATAAATAGTTGTCAGTTCCACAAACAAGTTGATTCCCCCTGCCAGATTGGGGCAGGACTCTCTATTCAAATTTCTGAAGATGAGAACCATATATTAAATGATAAAGCAGGTGATCCCAGTAATACTGGAAATCCAAGGTTTGCAACTTTGAGAGCCCAGGATTCTTGGAGGAAAACTTCATTGACTGAGTCACAGAATTATCAGAATAGACACCAGCAAATTTCCATGAAAAATAAACTGTGTCAGTGTAAAGAGGATGTTGACACCATCAGTTGGATTTCACATCACCTTGATGCTCACGGAGTACACAAGTGTCCAAAATCTTACGGCTACAGTGATTATAGAAAAGATAGCATGAGGGTTTCAACACTGGATCAGAATACTATGATTCACACAGGACAAAAACCTTACCAGTGTAATGAATGTAAAGAAACGTTCACTGATCTCTCCACCTTTGATCTTCACCAGCAGTTACACTCAAAAGAGAAGTCTCATATGTGCAGTGAGTGTGGAAAAGGCTTCCGTTACAGCTCGGTTCTTCATATTCATCAGAGAGTTCACATGGGAGGAAAACACAGTGAGTGTGATGAGTGTGGCAAGGAGTTCAGTCAGAGCTCACAGCTGCAGACTCCTCAGAAAGTCCACACTGTAGAGAAACCGTTCAAATGTGGGGAATGTGGGAAAGTCTTCAGTCGTAGGTCAGCACTTACTATTCATTGTAAAgtccacacaggagagaaaccttacaaTTGTGAGGAGTGTGGGAGGGCCTTCAGTCAGGCCTCTCACCTTCAGGACCATCAGAGAGtccacactggggagaaaccATTCAAATGTGACACGTGTGATAAGAGCTTCAGTCGGAATTCACACCTTCAGTCCCATCAGAGAGTCCATACGGGAGAGAAACCATACAAATGTGAGGAGTGTGGGAAGGGCTTCATTTGTAGCTCAAATCTATACATTCATCAGAGAGTCCACACAGGAGAAAAACCCTACAAATGTGAGGAATGTGGGAAAGGCTTTAGTCGGCCTTCAAGTCTTCAGGCCCATCAGGGagtccacactggagagaaatcATACATATGTAATGTGTGTGGTAAAGGCTTTACTCTGAGTTCAAACCTTCAGGCACATCAAAGAGTccatacaggagagaaaccatacaaatgtaatgagtgtgggaAGAGCTTCAGAAGGAACTCCCATTACCAAGTTCATCTGGTTGTCCACACAGGGGAGAAGCCCTATAAATGTGAGGTATGTGGGAAGGGCTTCAGTCAGAGTTCATATCTTCAAATCCATCAGAAGGCCCACAGTGTAGAGAAACCTTACAAGTGTGAGGAGTGTGGGCAGGGCTTCAATCAGAGTTCACGACTTCAGATCCACCAGCTGATCCATACCGGTGAGAAACCATACAAATGTGAAGAGTGTGGGAAGGGATTCAGTCGTAGAGCAGATCTTAAAATTCACTGCAGAATACACACCGGAGAGAAACCGTATAATTGTGAGGAGTGTGGGAAAGTCTTCAGGCAGGCCTCAAATCTTCTGGCCCATCAGAGAGTCCATAGTGGAGAAAAACCATTCAAATGTGAAGAGTGTGGGAAGAGCTTCGGTCGGAGTTCACACCTTCAAGCCCATCAAAAAGTCCATACTGGAGAAAAGCCATACAAATGTGAGGAGTGTGGGAAGGGTTTCAAGTGGAGCCTGAACCTCGACATGCATCAGAGAgtccacacaggagagaaaccatataagTGTGGGGAGTGTGGGAAGCACTTCAGTCAGGCCTCAAGTCTTCAGCTTCATCAGAGtgttcatactggagagaagccATACAGATGTAACAGATGCAGTAAGGTCTTCAGTCGGTCTTCACAGCTACAGTCTCATCAGAGAGTGCACACAGGGGAGAAGCCTTACAAATGTGAGACCTGTGGTAAGAGCTTCAGTTGGCGCTCCAATCTAACAATTCATCACAGAATCCATGCTGCTGATAAATCCTATAAAAGTGATAGGAGTGGTAAGaccatcagagagcccacacacgaaaaaatttccataaaatga
- the LOC137214349 gene encoding zinc finger protein 226 isoform X6, translating into MRYKKYRKRREALVDEFSNPDRNLEENNQSELRAVQDRGSREELSCRQIWQQIANDLTRCQDSMINSCQFHKQVDSPCQIGAGLSIQISEDENHILNDKAGDPSNTGNPRFATLRAQDSWRKTSLTESQNYQNRHQQISMKNKLCQCKEDVDTISWISHHLDAHGVHKCPKSYGYSDYRKDSMRVSTLDQNTMIHTGQKPYQCNECKETFTDLSTFDLHQQLHSKEKSHMCSECGKGFRYSSVLHIHQRVHMGGKHSECDECGKEFSQSSQLQTPQKVHTVEKPFKCGECGKVFSRRSALTIHCKVHTGEKPYNCEECGRAFSQASHLQDHQRVHTGEKPFKCDTCDKSFSRNSHLQSHQRVHTGEKPYKCEECGKGFICSSNLYIHQRVHTGEKPYKCEECGKGFSRPSSLQAHQGVHTGEKSYICNVCGKGFTLSSNLQAHQRVHTGEKPYKCNECGKSFRRNSHYQVHLVVHTGEKPYKCEVCGKGFSQSSYLQIHQKAHSVEKPYKCEECGQGFNQSSRLQIHQLIHTGEKPYKCEECGKGFSRRADLKIHCRIHTGEKPYNCEECGKVFRQASNLLAHQRVHSGEKPFKCEECGKSFGRSSHLQAHQKVHTGEKPYKCEECGKGFKWSLNLDMHQRVHTGEKPYKCGECGKHFSQASSLQLHQSVHTGEKPYRCNRCSKVFSRSSQLQSHQRVHTGEKPYKCETCGKSFSWRSNLTIHHRIHAADKSYKSDRSGKTIREPTHEKISIK; encoded by the exons ATGAGAtacaaaaaatatagaaagagaagagaggctTTGGTTGATGAATTCAGCAACCCAGATAGAAATCTAG AAGAAAACAATCAAAGTGAGTTGAGGGCCGTTCAAGACAGAGGATCACGTGAAGAGCTTTCCTGCCGGCAAATCTGGCAACAAATTGCAAATGACTTAACCAGATGCCAAGACTCCATGATAAATAGTTGTCAGTTCCACAAACAAGTTGATTCCCCCTGCCAGATTGGGGCAGGACTCTCTATTCAAATTTCTGAAGATGAGAACCATATATTAAATGATAAAGCAGGTGATCCCAGTAATACTGGAAATCCAAGGTTTGCAACTTTGAGAGCCCAGGATTCTTGGAGGAAAACTTCATTGACTGAGTCACAGAATTATCAGAATAGACACCAGCAAATTTCCATGAAAAATAAACTGTGTCAGTGTAAAGAGGATGTTGACACCATCAGTTGGATTTCACATCACCTTGATGCTCACGGAGTACACAAGTGTCCAAAATCTTACGGCTACAGTGATTATAGAAAAGATAGCATGAGGGTTTCAACACTGGATCAGAATACTATGATTCACACAGGACAAAAACCTTACCAGTGTAATGAATGTAAAGAAACGTTCACTGATCTCTCCACCTTTGATCTTCACCAGCAGTTACACTCAAAAGAGAAGTCTCATATGTGCAGTGAGTGTGGAAAAGGCTTCCGTTACAGCTCGGTTCTTCATATTCATCAGAGAGTTCACATGGGAGGAAAACACAGTGAGTGTGATGAGTGTGGCAAGGAGTTCAGTCAGAGCTCACAGCTGCAGACTCCTCAGAAAGTCCACACTGTAGAGAAACCGTTCAAATGTGGGGAATGTGGGAAAGTCTTCAGTCGTAGGTCAGCACTTACTATTCATTGTAAAgtccacacaggagagaaaccttacaaTTGTGAGGAGTGTGGGAGGGCCTTCAGTCAGGCCTCTCACCTTCAGGACCATCAGAGAGtccacactggggagaaaccATTCAAATGTGACACGTGTGATAAGAGCTTCAGTCGGAATTCACACCTTCAGTCCCATCAGAGAGTCCATACGGGAGAGAAACCATACAAATGTGAGGAGTGTGGGAAGGGCTTCATTTGTAGCTCAAATCTATACATTCATCAGAGAGTCCACACAGGAGAAAAACCCTACAAATGTGAGGAATGTGGGAAAGGCTTTAGTCGGCCTTCAAGTCTTCAGGCCCATCAGGGagtccacactggagagaaatcATACATATGTAATGTGTGTGGTAAAGGCTTTACTCTGAGTTCAAACCTTCAGGCACATCAAAGAGTccatacaggagagaaaccatacaaatgtaatgagtgtgggaAGAGCTTCAGAAGGAACTCCCATTACCAAGTTCATCTGGTTGTCCACACAGGGGAGAAGCCCTATAAATGTGAGGTATGTGGGAAGGGCTTCAGTCAGAGTTCATATCTTCAAATCCATCAGAAGGCCCACAGTGTAGAGAAACCTTACAAGTGTGAGGAGTGTGGGCAGGGCTTCAATCAGAGTTCACGACTTCAGATCCACCAGCTGATCCATACCGGTGAGAAACCATACAAATGTGAAGAGTGTGGGAAGGGATTCAGTCGTAGAGCAGATCTTAAAATTCACTGCAGAATACACACCGGAGAGAAACCGTATAATTGTGAGGAGTGTGGGAAAGTCTTCAGGCAGGCCTCAAATCTTCTGGCCCATCAGAGAGTCCATAGTGGAGAAAAACCATTCAAATGTGAAGAGTGTGGGAAGAGCTTCGGTCGGAGTTCACACCTTCAAGCCCATCAAAAAGTCCATACTGGAGAAAAGCCATACAAATGTGAGGAGTGTGGGAAGGGTTTCAAGTGGAGCCTGAACCTCGACATGCATCAGAGAgtccacacaggagagaaaccatataagTGTGGGGAGTGTGGGAAGCACTTCAGTCAGGCCTCAAGTCTTCAGCTTCATCAGAGtgttcatactggagagaagccATACAGATGTAACAGATGCAGTAAGGTCTTCAGTCGGTCTTCACAGCTACAGTCTCATCAGAGAGTGCACACAGGGGAGAAGCCTTACAAATGTGAGACCTGTGGTAAGAGCTTCAGTTGGCGCTCCAATCTAACAATTCATCACAGAATCCATGCTGCTGATAAATCCTATAAAAGTGATAGGAGTGGTAAGaccatcagagagcccacacacgaaaaaatttccataaaatga